The Cellulomonas sp. S1-8 genomic sequence GCACCCGAAGCAGTGGTAGCGCCCCACCTGGGGCCGCACGTGGAACGAGGGCGAGCGCTCGTCGTGGAAGGGGCACAGCCCCTTGAGGGAGCCGACGCCCGCGGGCCGCAGCGCGACGTGCGCACCGACGACCTCCTCGATGCGGACACGCTCGCGGACGGCCTCCACGTCCTCCCGCAGAATCCGTCCGGCCACGGGCGAGAGTCTAGGCGTCCTGCCGACGTGGCACGTGGTGTCGAATGTCCTGCGGGCCGACCGTCATGGCAGTGACCGGGCGGACCGCGCCCGCGAGGCACGAGGAGGACGACGTGGAGTACATGCTCTTCATCTGCACCGACCCCGAGGGGCAGGACGCCGCACCCGGCGACCTGACGATCGAGCAGTGGGTCGCCGACGTGGACGGGCGCGGGATGCGGCACCACGGCAACCGGCTGCGGCCGGTCGAGGCCGCCACGACGGTGCGGCGACGCGGCGACAAGGTCGTGCTGACCGACGGGCCGTTCGCAGAGACCCGCGAACAGATCGCCGGCTACGACGTCATCGAGGCCGCGGACCTGGACGAGGCCGTCGCGATCGCGGCGGCACACCCGATGGCCCGTGCGGGCCGGGTCGAGGTCCGGCCGTTCTGGCCCATGGGCGACGGCGACTGAGCCCCGCGGCGCTCGTGTCGGTCAGTGCAGCGGCGGGCGCACCAGCCGGTGGTGCAGGACGACCGCCGACACATCGGTCAACGACGCGACCCGGTCGACGACGACACGCAGCCGGCGCGTGTCGTCGTCGGCCGCTGCGTCTGATGGCCCTCAGCTGCGCGGCATGACAACCGACGAGCCGACGCTCGTCGACGAACGCAGCTGCGGGTTGCCCTCTAGTTCCACTCTGCCTCAAATTGCTGCTCGAAGTCTCAGACTGTCGAGCGAACTCGCCATAGTCTGTACCGCGAGACGAGGAGGAGTCGATGGCACACATCGTGCGCGCAACCGTCGATGGCCTGGCGGGTCGCACCGACAGCCTAGACGTTAGATTTGATCGCCATTTGAACATCTTGTGGGGTCTCAATGGAACCGGCAAATCAACGTTTCTACGGCTACTACATTGCGCGCTAAGCGACGAGGTGACTCCGGCCCTCCGACTTCCGTTCTCACGAATATCCGTTGACATCTACAGTGCGACGCACGACACAATCATCACGCGTTCACTTTCCAAGGCCGACTTTGCCCCTCATGGAAGCCTTTCGACGCGCGACGAGCTCGATGCTTTCGAGTTTCTAGTGAGGTCAGGAGAGCATCCACGATGGACTACCAAGTTTGATGGGGAGCGACCCGATCGGCCCGTCCGGAAATTGCAGCACTCATATCTCCCTATAAGCAGACTTGTCGAAGATCAGTATTCGAGCCGACGCCCCGAGAGGACGCGCGGACGAATCGATGAAGCGACGCTAGACGATTTGTTTGCACAGCAGATAACAGACCGTTGGAGGTCGTACCAGGCCATTTCCCTGGCGCGGGTGAGGGATATTCAACAGGAGGGTCTCGCGCGCGTTCTTTCGACTCTCTTCGGCGGAGCACGAGGCAAGGCTAGCCCTCGAGCTTCCGGCGTTGACAGCCAGCGAGCATACGAGCTCACTAGAGACTTCCTCAGGGCACAGAATATGCGGGTGACTTTCAATGCCAAGTCATTCGCAGATCGATTCAAGGACGACGCTTCCCTCCAAGAGATTGTCGAAGACATTCGTGTGGTAACGAAGCGAATCGGGGAAGCGGTACGACCGCAATTTGAGCTAGAGCAGCTCCTGCGAATGATGTACGCCGGGGACAAGGCCGTGTCTCTCAAGCCAGGATCGATAGATGTGCAGGTGAATGGTGACGAAATTCCGCTATTCGCGCTTTCGTCCGGTGAGCGCCAATTGCTCCAGATGTTCCTCCTGGCGCTAGGTGGCGAAGAGAGTTCGGTAATCATTGATGAACCTGAACTATCGCTTCACGTCGACTGGCAAGAAACGCTTGTTGAGTCCATGCGGGCGCTGAACGGGCGGTGCCAGCTCATTTTTGCCACTCATAGCCCCGAGATCATGGCGCACATCCCCGACTCAAAGATCCGTAAACTGTGAATCCGACTAAAATTCCTAGGGACGCTGCCGCGTTCGCGCGACGCGCTATGATGGCGAGATCAAAGCGGATCTGGATCCTAGTCGAAGGGCGCGACCACGACGTCGCTTTCTACGACAGAGTGTGCCGGCAAAGCAAAGGCGTCAAAAATCACGGCTACAACATCGACGTCCGTCTCGGCGAGACGATATCTATAGATGGAAAGTCGAGTGGAGGAAAGAGGCACCTCACCAAGTTGCACGCGTTCTTTCGGAAGATGGGCGTGTTGACTCAGGGTTCAAGTGAGAACAAACGGATCATACTCATCGCTCTCGATAAGGATGCCGATGACCTGACTGGCAGGAGGTTACGTTCAAACCATGTGCTCTATACGATGCATGCGGATGTCGAAGCCGAGATCTATGCACATACCGATATTCGTAAAGCACTCGCCGACACTCTCTCGTTGAGCAAGTCAGAGGCAAAGGCGCTGGCAGGTACTGTCGGGGAACCGTTAAGACAAATCGCGGCAGCCTGGGTAGAATGGGTATCACTCGGAGTCGTCGTTGCTTCGTGCCGCGTTCGTTGTTCGCTCCGTTATGGGCTGCCGTCTCGCATAAACTCCGAAGTTTATGGACCGGTCGACCAATTGGCGCATCGCGACGCATGGGCGATCGTTCGTGCCAGCCCTTCTTATAGCCCCACTCGCGAACAATGGGTGAGATCGCGCGTGGGTGCAGCAGTCCGGTCCGGGAGGCTCCAACGGAACATCAAAGGAAAGCACGTGCCCGGGTACCTCAGTGTCCTAGTCTGCAACCACTTCAAGGCTCGAAGGCCTGTTTCGCTAAAAGGGTTCGAGTCTCGCATAACCAGCGTCGCCTTGAGTCGGGTTAAGTTCGACGAGAGCTGGACAAGTCATTGGACCCACCCAATCGAACGTCTGATCGCGATTGATGACGGGCCGGAGCAACGGCAATAGTGGTCGAGATCGGTCTGGGTCACGTGCGTACTCGCGAGCTTCACCGTGACCGAACGAGCCGTGCGTGCAAGTCGACAGCCGACACGTCGGTGAGCGAGGCGACCTGGTCGACGACGACACGCAGCCGCTGCGTGTCGTCGTCGGCCGCGCGCCAGTCGGCGGCGAACGGCGGCTCGAGCACGTCGGGGCCCCGGTCGGCCAGCACCCGGACGAGGTCCGTCAGCACCTCGCGCTGGTGCGCGTACAGGGGCTCGAGCTCACGCGGCGCCATGACGTACGTGACGGCGAGCCCCTTGAGCACGAGGATCTCGGCCAGCGTCTCGTGCGGCACGACCAGCTCCGCGGCGTAGCGCGTCAGCGGTCCGTCGCCGTAGCGCGCGCGCGTCGCCTGCTGGGCGGCCTTGGCGAACCGGCCGATGAGCTGGCTCGTCGCGTCCTTCAGCACCGCGAGCGCGCGACGCGACCCGTCGAACCCGGGCTCCCAGAGCCGCGCGACGACGAGCCGGTCCATCGCGGCCTCGAGCTCGGCGCTCGTGACCTGGGCGCCGTACCAGGTGTCGACGGCCTCGACGACCCGCACCCGCTCGTCCGGGTGGGACAGGACCGCGAGGTCGAGGCGTCCGCCGACGACGGCGTCCTCGACGTCGTGCACCGAGTAGGAGATGTCGTCGGCGAGGTCCATCACCTGCGCCTCGAGGCACTTGCGACCCTCGGGCGCGGCGGCACGGAGCCAGGTGAACACCGGCAGGTCGTCCTCGTAGACGCCGAACTTGTGCGTCGGGCGTCCGCTCGCGGGGCTGATCGGCCCCTGCCCGTACCGCCACGGGTACTTCACCGACGCGTCGAGGCTCGCGCGCGTGAGGTTGAGGCCCACGGAGCGGCCGTCGGGTGCGACGACCTTGGGGTCCAGGCGCGTCAGGAGCCGCAGCGTCTGGGCATTGCCCTCGAACCCGCCGATGCCGCGCGCGAGGTCCGCGAGCGCGCGCTCCCCGTTGTGGCCGAACGGCGGGTGACCCAGGTCGTGCGCGAGGCACGCGGAGTCGACGACGTCGGGGTCGCAGCCCAGGGCCTTGCCGAGCTCACGGCCGACCTGCGCGACCTCGAGCGTGTGCGTCAGGCGGGTGCGCACGAAGTCGTCCGACGACGGCCCGAGGACCTGGGTCTTGGCGCCGAGCCTGCGCAGCGCCGAGGAGTGCACGAGGCGGGCCCGGTCCCGCTCGAACGGGGTGCGCTCGCGCGACTTCTCCCCTTCGGGCACCCAGCGTTCACGGTCGGCCTCGGCGTAGCCGTCCGCGTCGAGGACGGCGGGGTCGAGGGTGGTCACGTGTCCAGGGTAGAGGCGTGGCGTCGTCGGGTCGGGGCGGTCGGTCAGAACGGCATGCCCTCGGAGGTCAGGGAGACGAAGGTCGCGTGCCACAGCGCGTCGGGGACCGTCTCGGCCAGCGCGGTGACCAGCGCGAGGTGCGCGTCCTCGAGATCGTCGCAGGACGCGAGCAGCGCCTCGACGGGCAGGGGCTCGCCGCGGTTCTCCACCACCTCGCCGGCGGCGTGCACCAGGAGCCGCGTCGCGGGGCCGTGCGCCTCGAGGACGTACGTGTCGGACACCCCGCTGAGCGTCACCAGGTACACCTGACGCCCGAGCTCGGCGGCCAGCGGTGTGACCCGGGCGCCCAGCAGGGCGTCGGCGACCAGGACGTGCGGGCCCACCTGGGCGCCCATGAGCCGCATCTCCGCCGATCCGGTGGCGAGGTCGAACGACACGGGCGTCGGGTCGTCCACGCCGATCTCCTCGAGCGTGGTGTCCCGGACGACGGCGAGGCTCATGTTGTACGACATGGTCGGCAGCGTACGGACGCGCACGGTCGCACCGTGCCCGCTGTCCACAGGCCCCGCGCGCGAGGTGACGTCACCGTGCCGGTCACCGGCTCACCCCTTGACGGACCCCGCCGTCAGCCCGCCGACGATGTACTTCTGCAGGAACAGGAACAGCAGCAGCACGGGCAGGGCGGCGATGACGGCACCCGCCGTGAAGAGCCCCCAGTTGGCCTCGAGCAGCGCCGAGACCCAGCCGTACAGACCCACCGCGACGGTCCAGCTGCGCTCCGACTGCAGCACCATGCGGGCGATGATGAACTCGCCGAACGTCGCGATGAACGACAGCAGCGCGACGACCGCGAGGATCGGCGTGACGAGCCGCAGGATGATCGTCCAGTACGTCTGGGCGTGCGTGGCGCCGTCGATCTTGGCGGCCTCGTCGAGCTCGCGCGGGACGGTGTTGAAGAACCCGTACATGAGGAACGTGTTCACGCCCAGCGCACCGCCCAGGTAGACGGCGATCAGGGCGAGCTTGCTGTTCAGGCCGAGGGCCGGCACGACGTTGCCCAGCGAGATCAGCAGCAGGAAGATCGCGACGAAGGCGAGCATCTGCGGGAACATCTGGACGATGAGCAGCGCCGTCAGGCCACCGCGCCGCCCCGTGAAGCGGAACCGCGAGAACGCGTACGCCGCGGCGGCCCCCATGAGCACGGTGCCGACGCCCGTCGCGATCGCGATCTGCAGCGAGTTGGCCAACCAGGTCCAGAACAGGGTGCCGCCGAGCGCCTCGTAGTTGGCGGGGTCCAGGGTCGCGAACAGCCGGTTGGAGCCGGTCAGCGTGCCGCCCTGCGACAGCGACGCCGAGATGACGTAGACGATCGGGAAGACCGCGTACACGACGGCGACGACGCCGACGAGGTGCCGCCAGCCGAGCTCGGCGAACCAGCGGTGCGGGCGCATGCGGGGCGCGGACGAGCTGGGCGCGGTGCCGGCCATCAGTTGATCTCCTCGAACTGCTTCGTCTTCTTGAACGTGATCGCGGAGATGGTCGCGACGATGACGAAGACGACGATCGACAGCGCGCTGGCCAGGCCGTAGTTCTTGGCCGCGGTGCCGTCCAGGCCGGACACCGAGTAGACCATCGAGATGAGGATGTCGGTGTGGCCGAGCGGCACGGACGCGTCGGCGAACCGCGGCCCCCCGTTCGTGAGCATGTAGATGAGAGTGAAGTTGTTGAAGTTGAAGGCGAACGACGAGATGAGCAGCGGTGCCGTCGAGACGAGCAGGAGCGGCAGCGTGACCGAGCGCCACGTCCGCAGCGCCCCGGCGCCGTCGACCTTCGCGGCCTCGAGCACGTCCCCCGGCAGCGACTGCAGCGCACCGGTGCAGATGAGGAACATGTACGGGAAGCCGAGCCACAGGTTCACGCCGAGGACGGACGCCTTGGCGAGCCACGGGTCCGTCAGCCACGGGATCGCGGCGCCGCCGAGCAGCACCTGGTTGACGAACCCGTAGGACCGGTTGAGCAGCCCGGACCACAGCAGCGCCGCCAGGAACCCGGGGATCGCGTACGGGAAGATCAGCAGCGTCCGGTAGATCCTGCGCCCGCGCAGCCGCGTGTCGTTGAAGGTGATCGCCAGGAACAGGCCGAGCAGGAACGTGGTGACGACCGACAGGATCGCGAACGCGAACGTCCAGAGCAGGATCTTGACGAACGGCCCCGCGTAGCGCTCGTCGCCGAAGGCGGTGCGGAAGTTGTCGAGGCCGACCATCACCCGCCAGCCGACGGCGAGACGTTGGCCGTCGTCGGACTCGAACCACCCGTCGGACGTCGCGTGGTAGACCGTGCCCGTCGTCACGTCCGTCATGGTCTCGGCGTCGGGGTCCCACGTGAGCGACGGCACCGAGACGAACCCGGTGCGCGCGTCCTGCGTGCGCACCGACCCGTCGTTCGGGTCGTCGGACAGCGCGACCCGCAGGTCCGTGACCTCGGACTGCCGTGCGAGGACCTCCTGACGCTCCAGCACCGTGGCGCCCGGCACCTGCGTGACGCGGCCGTCGTCGACCGTCGCGCCGTCCTCGACGGCCATCGGCTGCTCGGCGGTGCCGACCCGGGCCTCGCCGTCCTCGACGATGGCGAACCCGAGCTCGCCGCCGCGCTCGACGACCGTCAGCGGGTAGGTGGCGGAGCCCTCGACGCGCCGCTCGTTCTGCATGAGCAGGGCCGACACGGCGTCGGCCTGCGTGGAGTTGTGGCCGTCGCCGTAGTTGGTGAACGCGACCCAGCCCGTGTACCCGACGACGTACACCTGGTAGACGAGCAGGAACGCGAGCCCCGGCAGGACGTACTTCAGCGGCAGGGTGCGACGCGAGAAGTAGACCCAGTCCGCGGCGAGGACCAGCACGAGCATCGAGACGAGGATGCCGACGTGGCCCTCGCGCCACGCGGCCAGGACGCCGAACACGCCCAGCGCGTTGACGACGGCCATGAGGGCGATCTTCGCGAGCAGCCCGGGTCGCACGGGCTCGCGGTCCCGGCGGGGGCGACCACCCGACCGCGGCGGCGGCGCCGTTCCGGGCGGGCCGTCCGTGGTCCCGCCGGGGTCCGTCGCGTCGTCGGCGAGGGTGGGGTGGGTGGGCATCGCGCGCCTTCCGTACGTCGGGTCGGCGCGTCGGTGCGCCGGGACGGTGACCCCCCGGCGGACCTCACCGGGGAGCGGTCGGCCGCACCGCGCGCAGGCGCGGTGCGGCCGGCGGACGGGTCAGGACCCGATGGCTCCCTGGATGTCGGCGACCATCTTGTCCCAGCCGGCGACCGGTTCGGTCGTCCCCGCGATGATGTTCGCCTGCGTGACCCCCCAGAACGCCCAGACCGAGCCCATCTCCGGGATCGAGGGCATCGGGACGGCCTCGGCCCCGACGGCCGCGAAGCCGGCGGTGATGGGGTCGGCCGACGCGGTCTCCGCGGCGGACACCAGCGCGGGCGGCCGGCTGCCCGCCTCGTACAGCGCGAGCTGCGCCTCGTCGGTCGCGATGTAGTTGACGAGGAAGTCGTTCGCGAGCAGCGCGTTGTCGCTCTGCGCGGAGACGTAGAAGCCCTGCACGCCCACGAACGGCTGAGCGGGCATCCCGCCGGCCGACGGGATGGGGTCGATCGACAGCTCGAGGTCGGCGAACTGCTCGAGCATCCACGGGCCGCCGACGATGAACGGCGACTCACCGTTCTTGAACGCCTCGACCGCGATGTCGTAGGTGATGTCGGTGGACAGCACGCCGGCCTGGCTCTGCCCCTGCAGCCAGGTCGCGAAGGCGTGGCCCGGCTCGCCGCCGAGCGCGAGCTCGGAGGTGTAGGACCCGTCGTCGTTCTGCACGAAGACGGGGGCGCCGAACGACGTCTGCAGCGGGTAGTAGGTGTACGGGTCACCCTCGGTGCCCGTCTGCACGAGGATCGGGTAGGGCGTGCCGGCGGCCTGGCCGGCGGCGACGGCGTCGTCCCAGGTGGCCGGAGCCTCGGGGGCGAGCGCGGTGTTGCGGATGAGCGCGATGTTCTCGATGGCGTACGGCAGGCCGTACACCTGGCCGTCCTGGGTGAAGGCCTGGACGGCGACCTCCTCGAAGTCGCCGGTCTTGTCGCCCAGCTCGATGGGAGCGACGACGCCGTTCGTCGTGAGCTCGCCCAGCCAGTCGTGCGCGCCGACGGTGAGGTCCGGGCCCTCGCCGGTGGGCACCTGCGCGAGGAAGTCGGCCCGGATGTCCTCGAAGTTCTTCAGCACGAGCTCGACGTCCACGCCATTCTCGCTCTCGAAGGCTGCGGCCGCGCTCTCCACGGCCCCCTGCCGTGTCTCGTCGACCCAGACCACCAGGCTCCCGCCGGCGCCGTCGCCGGTGGCCTGCGAGGTCGGGTCGCCCGACGTGTCGTTGCCGGAACCGCTGCACGCCGTGAGCGCCAGCGTGAGGCCGAGCGTCACCGCAGCGGCCGGGATGCCTCGTCGCATCGTTGTCTCCTGTTGTCGATCGACCCTGTCCGACGCCTGGCACAGCACCGTCGTCGGCCCGTGCGGCGACGGTAAGCGCGTTGCCGACCTCCTTGCAAGTCGTTACGGTAACTTGCAGACATCGCTTGCAGCGTCGACCCCGCGCGCCCACCACGCGCTGGACGAGGAGGTCCGGTGGCCGCGACTACGCTGCCGTCTGTGCGCACTCGACTGACCGACCTGGCCGACCAGGCCGGGGTGAGCACCGCGACCGTGTCGCGTGTGCTCAACGGCAAGCCCGGCGTGTCCGCACGAGCGCGGCAGGCCGTGCTCGCCGCGCTCGACATGCTCGGCTACGAGCGGCCCGAGAAGCTGCGCATGCGCTCCGCCGGCCTCGTCGGGCTCGTCGTCCCCGAGCTGACCAACCCGGTCTTCCCCGCGTTCGCCCAGATCATCGAGACGATGCTGACCGACCGCGGGTACACGCCCCTGCTGTGCACGCAGTCGCCCGGCGGCACCACCGAGGACCAGTACGTCGAGCTGCTCATGGACCACGGCGTGGACGGCATCGTCTTCGTGTCCGGGCTGCACGCGGACACCACGGCCAGCAAGGACCGCTACCACCGGCTGCGCGGCCGGGGAGTCCCGCTGGTGCTCGTCAACGGGTACGCCGAGGGCGTCGACGCACCCGCGGTGTCGACCGACGACTCCGCGGCCATGGACCAGGCGATGCGCCACCTGCACTCCCTCGGCCACCGCGCGATCGGGCTCGCCATCGGGCCCACGCGGTTCGTCCCCTCGCAGCGTAAGCGGGACGCGTTCCTGGCGCTCCTCGAGAAGCAGGGCGACGTCGCCGCCCCCGAGAGCCACGTCGTCTCGACCCTCTTCACCGTCGAGGGCGGCCACGCGGCCGCGACCGAGCTGCTCACCTCCGGGCACACCGCCGTGGTCTGCGGCTCCGACCTCATGGCACTCGGGGCCGTGCGCGCCGCGCGTGCCCTCGGCCTGCGGGTGCCCGAGGACGTGTCCGTCATCGGCTTCGACGACTCCCCGCTCATCGCGTTCACCGACCCCCCGCTCACCACCGTGCGGCAGCCGGTGGCCGCGATGGGGCAGGCCGCCGTCTCCGCGCTCGTCGCCGAGATCACGGGCACCCGCCCCGCACGCGCGGAGCTGCTGTTCCACCCCGAGCTCGTCGTGCGCGGCTCGACCGGCAGCGTGCCCGCCCCCGCGCCCGACGCCGGGACCCGCGCCGCCGCTCCCGTCGCCCGCTGACCCGCACCACCTCCCGGCCGCCGCAGCGCGGCCGCACGGCACTGCCGTCCCCCGCTCCCGTCCCCCCATCAGGAAGGCACCCCGTGACCGTCGAGGACCTCCCCACCAGCCTGCTCGTCCACCGCCCCGACACCGACGGGCAGTGGTGGCGGCACGCCGTGATCTACCAGGTGTACCCACGCTCGTTCGCCGACGCGTCCGGCGACGGCATCGGTGACCTGCCGGGCGTCACCGCGCACCTCGACCACCTGGTCGAGCTCGGCGTCGACGCCGTCTGGCTCTCGCCGTTCTACCGCTCGCCGCAGGCCGACGCCGGGTACGACGTCGCCGACTACCGCGACGTCGACCCCCTGTTCGGCACGCTCGCCGACGCCGACGCGATGATCGCCCGCGCGCACGAGCTCGGGCTGCGCGTCGTCGTCGACCTGGTCCCCAACCACACGTCCGACGAGCACGTGTGGTTCCAGGCCGCGCTCGCGGCCCGGCCCGGTTCCCCCGAGCGCGCCCGCTACCTCTTCCGCGAGGGGCGCGGGGAGCACGGCGAGCTGCCGCCGAACAACTGGGAGTCGATCTTCGGCGGAGCGGCGTGGACGCGCACGACCGACCCCGAGGGCGCGCCCGGGCAGTGGTACCTGCACCTGTTCGACAGCAAGCAGCCGGACCTGAACTGGGAGAACCCGCAGGTGCACGCGGAGTTCGAGGACGTGCTGCGGTTCTGGCTGGACCGGGGCGTCGACGGGTTCCGCGTCGACGTCGCGCACGGCATGGTCAAGGCCGACGGTCTGCCGGACTGGGACGGCCACGTCACGATGATCGACGGCGCGGACGACGGGGAGCCGGTGACCGGCGCCGGCAACCGCGGGCCGATGTTCGACCAGGACGGCGTCCACGAGATCTACCGCGCGTGGCGCCGCGTGCTGGACACCTACGACGGCGACCGCGCGATGGTCGCCGAGGCGTGGGTCGAGCCGCTGTCACGCCTGGCGCGGTACGTCCGCCCCGACGAGATGCACCAGGCCTTCAACTTCGCGTTCCTCGCCGCCGGCTGGCACGCGCCGTCGCTGCGCCGGGTGATCACGGCCTCGTTCGCGGCCAACGACGCCGTCGGCGCCCCGACGACGTGGGTGATGTCGAACCACGACGTCGTGCGGCACGCCTCGCGGCTCGGCCTGGCGGACCCGACGCACCGCCCCAACGGCATCGGCCACGGCGACGAGCAGCCCGACGCGCCCCTGGGCCTGCACCGGGCCCGCGCCGCAACCCTGCTCATGCTCGGGCTGCCGGGCTCGGCGTACGTGTACCAGGGCGAGGAGCTCGGCCTGCCCGACCACACAGCGCTGGACGACGACCTGCGACAGGACCCCACGTACGCCCGCACGGGCGGCGTCGAGCGCGGCCGGGACGGCTGCCGCGTCCCGCTGCCGTGGGTCGGCGACGCGCCCGGTCTCGGCTTCTCGCCGACGGGCGCGACCTGGCTGCCGCAGCCCGACGGCTGGGCCGATCTGGCGGTCGACCGGCAGCGCGGCCGCGCGGGGTCGACCTACGAGCTCTACCGGGCGGCGCTGCGGCTGCGGCGCGCCGAACGGATCGGCTCGGGCGGCCTGCGGTGGCTGGGCGCGCCGGTCGGCGAGGACGTGCTCGCGTTCCGCAACGGCGACGTCGACGTGGTCGCGAACCTCGGCGCGAACGACGTCCCGCTGCCCGCTCGCGCGCAGGTTCTGCTCGCGTCGGGCCCGGTCACCGAGGGCGTCCTGCCGGCCGGCACGACCGTGTGGCTTCGCGCGTCCTGACGGCCCCGTCCTGACGGACCGGTCCTGAGGGACCGGTCCTGACGGGCCCCGTCTCAGGCGATCGTCGCCGCCACGGCATGCTCGACGACACCCGGCAGGCCGCCCTCGCGCGCCCACGCCCGCTGCTCGTCGGAGCCGGTCCCCCGCTGCCAGAGCCTGGCGAGCAGGTCCTGCACGACTCCGAGGTCACCGCTCTCCGTCAGGACGGGGCGCAGGTGGTCCAGCAGCGCCGCGACGGCGTCCCGCGCCGGCACGGGCGTCAACGCCGGGGGCAGCAGCAGGTCGCCCGTGAGCCCGGACCGGCCGGCACGCCACGTCGCGGCCCGCAGCGGCTCGACCCGCGTGCGGACCGCCGGGGTCCCGTCGGCGGCCTGCCGCGCGGCCGTCTCGACCAGCGCGCGGCTCAGCGCGGCGACCAGCACCGCGTCGTCGGCGCGCAGGCAGACGTCGGCGACGCGGATCTCGACCGTCGGGTAGCGCGGGGACAGGCGGGCGTCGAAGTACATCATCGCGGGGTCCAGGGCGACGCCGGTCGCGAGGAGGCCCGCGACGGTGTCGCGGTACGCCTGCGCGGAGCCGAACGGTGCCGTCGGCCCGGCCGTCGGCCAGCGGTTCCACATCTGCGAACGGATCGAGGAGTACCCCGTGTCCTCACCGCGCCAGTACGGCGAGTTCGCGCTCAGCGCGAGCAGCACCGGCAGCCACGGCCCGATGCGGTCGAGGACCGCGACACCCTCGTCGTCGTCGGCCACCGACACGTGCACGTGGCACCCGCTGGTGAGCTGGTCGCGGACGGTCAGCGCGTACGCCTGCGCCAGGGCCTCGTAGCGAGCACCGTGCGTGAGCGTCGTCGGGCCGTGCATCGGGGAGGTCGCGAGCGCGACGAGACGCGCGCCCGCCTCGAGCGCCGCACGCGAGGCCCGGGCCCGTCCCTCGTGCACCTCGGCCGCGAGGTCCGCCAGCTCGAGGCACGGGTGCGTCCCGGTCTCGACCTGCTGCTCCTGCAGCTCGTGCTCGAGGCCGCCGCCCGGCGGGCCCTCGTCCGGCGCCTCGCCGCCGGCGCGCTCGTGCGCCCGCACCGCCGCGTCCGCGACCCCTGACGGGACGCCGTCGGCGTCGACCAGCAGGTACTCCTCCTCGACACCCATGGTTCGCACGCGGTGCAGTCTGCAGCCCCGCGGGCGGGCGCGCTCGTCGAACGAGCGACGTCGGGCGGACGCGGGTGTCAGCCGCCCGAGACGGACAGCTCGGCCTCGTGCAGGTCACGACGGAACTCGTCCGACAGCTCGCGGGAGTCCAGCCAGCCGTAGGGCAGGATCGGGCGCTTCGGGGAGCCGGCGCGCCCGCGCGGGCCCTCGGCGGCGTCGCCCGGGTACGGCTGGTCCAGGTCGAGCTCCGCGAGCAGGTCGTCGAGCTCGACGAGCGAGGACACCAGGCCGAGGCGCGCGCGCAGCTCACCGCCGACCACGTAGCCCTTGAAGTACCACGCCATGTGCTTGCGCATCTCGCGCAGCGCCTTCGACTCGTCGTCGAACGTTCCGACCATGAGCTCGGCGTGCCGCCGCACGACGCCCGCCACCTCGGTGAGCCCGGGCCGGACCCGCACGTCGGAGCCCGCGAACGCGGCGGCCAGGTCGGCGAACAGCCACGGGCGCCCCTGGCACCCACGACCCACGACGACGCCGTCGCAGCCGGTGTGCGCAACCATCGCGAGGGCGTCCTCGGCCGACCAGATGTCGCCGTTGCCGAGCACGGGGATGTCGGTGACGGCCTGCTTGAGGGTCGCGATGGCGTCCCAGTCGGCCGTGCCGG encodes the following:
- a CDS encoding LacI family DNA-binding transcriptional regulator, translated to MRTRLTDLADQAGVSTATVSRVLNGKPGVSARARQAVLAALDMLGYERPEKLRMRSAGLVGLVVPELTNPVFPAFAQIIETMLTDRGYTPLLCTQSPGGTTEDQYVELLMDHGVDGIVFVSGLHADTTASKDRYHRLRGRGVPLVLVNGYAEGVDAPAVSTDDSAAMDQAMRHLHSLGHRAIGLAIGPTRFVPSQRKRDAFLALLEKQGDVAAPESHVVSTLFTVEGGHAAATELLTSGHTAVVCGSDLMALGAVRAARALGLRVPEDVSVIGFDDSPLIAFTDPPLTTVRQPVAAMGQAAVSALVAEITGTRPARAELLFHPELVVRGSTGSVPAPAPDAGTRAAAPVAR
- a CDS encoding glycoside hydrolase family 13 protein, whose translation is MTVEDLPTSLLVHRPDTDGQWWRHAVIYQVYPRSFADASGDGIGDLPGVTAHLDHLVELGVDAVWLSPFYRSPQADAGYDVADYRDVDPLFGTLADADAMIARAHELGLRVVVDLVPNHTSDEHVWFQAALAARPGSPERARYLFREGRGEHGELPPNNWESIFGGAAWTRTTDPEGAPGQWYLHLFDSKQPDLNWENPQVHAEFEDVLRFWLDRGVDGFRVDVAHGMVKADGLPDWDGHVTMIDGADDGEPVTGAGNRGPMFDQDGVHEIYRAWRRVLDTYDGDRAMVAEAWVEPLSRLARYVRPDEMHQAFNFAFLAAGWHAPSLRRVITASFAANDAVGAPTTWVMSNHDVVRHASRLGLADPTHRPNGIGHGDEQPDAPLGLHRARAATLLMLGLPGSAYVYQGEELGLPDHTALDDDLRQDPTYARTGGVERGRDGCRVPLPWVGDAPGLGFSPTGATWLPQPDGWADLAVDRQRGRAGSTYELYRAALRLRRAERIGSGGLRWLGAPVGEDVLAFRNGDVDVVANLGANDVPLPARAQVLLASGPVTEGVLPAGTTVWLRAS
- a CDS encoding carboxylate-amine ligase; the protein is MGVEEEYLLVDADGVPSGVADAAVRAHERAGGEAPDEGPPGGGLEHELQEQQVETGTHPCLELADLAAEVHEGRARASRAALEAGARLVALATSPMHGPTTLTHGARYEALAQAYALTVRDQLTSGCHVHVSVADDDEGVAVLDRIGPWLPVLLALSANSPYWRGEDTGYSSIRSQMWNRWPTAGPTAPFGSAQAYRDTVAGLLATGVALDPAMMYFDARLSPRYPTVEIRVADVCLRADDAVLVAALSRALVETAARQAADGTPAVRTRVEPLRAATWRAGRSGLTGDLLLPPALTPVPARDAVAALLDHLRPVLTESGDLGVVQDLLARLWQRGTGSDEQRAWAREGGLPGVVEHAVAATIA